Proteins found in one Oryza glaberrima chromosome 4, OglaRS2, whole genome shotgun sequence genomic segment:
- the LOC127772357 gene encoding uncharacterized protein LOC127772357 isoform X2 has translation METNPNLDLDGEGGAGASSGRSLLPKGSGRFRRSSARCSLPKGSDRFRRSLSPVNSRSLLEGRDVRDAVFPNKLFDKAFGQPLPAPVTPSLVPSPAYIVRPNLPTPSEPHGLNFNAPLVGDGKMQMDVEGAPLVGDGKMHMVVESTPLVGDGKMHMVVEEEMTTALAVHQPSSQRSQRIIVIEMMADVGSPSSPGSPYSPSSPSSHRDAPSVRFSSRGIRNHKMPQCDIDGSDTEEDLYSSCEEDPYFNSLVDDFIGAATSTDLLASSPEIDYMAANQSQSLFYAESALKHYNNNDENKIKYELISAITSNAIIDRSGYGHVNFVAKGDLPDSVDEFFFAEVRWDIDSYVPVCMVSLEGKEKSGGYRDIEVDYPRGGFVGVPIDKKHCYACGDGLKHPEDGTLYESGHIASGSYYD, from the exons ATGGAAACTAACCCTAATCTCGATctcgacggcgagggcggcgccggcgcctcgtCGGGCCGTTCTTTGCTGCCGAAAGGAAGTGGTAGGTTCCGCCGCTCGTCGGCCCGTTGTTCGCTGCCAAAAGGGAGTGATAGGTTCCGCCGCTCACTATCGCCGGTGAATTCGCGGTCGCTCCTAGAAGGACGGGATGTGCGGGACGCTGTTTTCCCCAACAAACTCTTCGATAAAGCCTTCGGCCAGCCTCTTCC AGCGCCCGTAACGCCGTCTCTGGTACCATCGCCCGCTTACATCGTGCGCCCCAACCTGCCGACCCCGTCCGAGCCACACGGATTGAATTTCAA TGCCCCACTTGTTGGCGATGGGAAGATGCAAATGGATGTGGAGGGTGCCCCACTTGTTGGCGATGGGAAGATGCATATGGTTGTGGAGAGTACCCCACTTGTTGGCGATGGCAAGATGCATATGGTTGTGGAGGAGGAAATGACAACAGCTCTGGCTGTTCATCAGCCTTCAAGTCAGAGAAGTCAGAG GATCATAGTGATTGAGATGATGGCAGATGTTGGCTCACCTTCCTCTCCTGGCTCCCCCTACTCCCCTAGTTCCCCTTCTTCTCATCGAGACGCTCCCTCGGTCCGCTTCTCCTCTCGAGGCATCCGTAACCATAAGAT GCCTCAGTGTGATATAGACGGATCAGACACTGAAGAAGATCTATATTCATCGTGTGAGGAGGATCCCTACTTCAATAGCCTTGTGGATGATTTCATCGGTGCAGCTACCAGCACCGATCTACTTGCATCATCACCTGAAATTGACTATATGGCAGCTAATCAAAGTCAATCTCTTTTCTATGCTGAAAGTGCATTAAAACATTATAACAACAATGATGAGAACAAG ATAAAGTATGAGTTAATCAGTGCCATTACAAGCAATGCAATTATAGACCGGAGTGGTTATGGTCATGTAAACTTTGTTGCAAAAGGGGATCTACCTGATTCAGTGGACGAGTTCTTTTTCGCAGAAGTACGTTGGGACATTGATTCTTATGTGCCAGTTTGTATGGTCTCCTTAGAAGGGAAGGAAAAATCTG GTGGTTACCGTGACATTGAAGTCGACTATCCAAGAGGAGGTTTTGTGGGTGTTCCCATCGATAAGAAGCATTGCTATGCTTGTGGCGATGGACTCAAGCATCCAGAGGATGGAACGTTATATGAGAGTGGTCATATCGCTTCCGGCAGTTATTATGACTAG
- the LOC127772357 gene encoding uncharacterized protein LOC127772357 isoform X3, which translates to METNPNLDLDGEGGAGASSGRSLLPKGSGRFRRSSARCSLPKGSDRFRRSLSPVNSRSLLEGRDVRDAVFPNKLFDKAFGQPLPAPLVGDGKMQMDVEGAPLVGDGKMHMVVESTPLVGDGKMHMVVEEEMTTALAVHQPSSQRSQRIIVIEMMADVGSPSSPGSPYSPSSPSSHRDAPSVRFSSRGIRNHKMPQCDIDGSDTEEDLYSSCEEDPYFNSLVDDFIGAATSTDLLASSPEIDYMAANQSQSLFYAESALKHYNNNDENKIKYELISAITSNAIIDRSGYGHVNFVAKGDLPDSVDEFFFAEVRWDIDSYVPVCMVSLEGKEKSGGYRDIEVDYPRGGFVGVPIDKKHCYACGDGLKHPEDGTLYESGHIASGSYYD; encoded by the exons ATGGAAACTAACCCTAATCTCGATctcgacggcgagggcggcgccggcgcctcgtCGGGCCGTTCTTTGCTGCCGAAAGGAAGTGGTAGGTTCCGCCGCTCGTCGGCCCGTTGTTCGCTGCCAAAAGGGAGTGATAGGTTCCGCCGCTCACTATCGCCGGTGAATTCGCGGTCGCTCCTAGAAGGACGGGATGTGCGGGACGCTGTTTTCCCCAACAAACTCTTCGATAAAGCCTTCGGCCAGCCTCTTCC TGCCCCACTTGTTGGCGATGGGAAGATGCAAATGGATGTGGAGGGTGCCCCACTTGTTGGCGATGGGAAGATGCATATGGTTGTGGAGAGTACCCCACTTGTTGGCGATGGCAAGATGCATATGGTTGTGGAGGAGGAAATGACAACAGCTCTGGCTGTTCATCAGCCTTCAAGTCAGAGAAGTCAGAG GATCATAGTGATTGAGATGATGGCAGATGTTGGCTCACCTTCCTCTCCTGGCTCCCCCTACTCCCCTAGTTCCCCTTCTTCTCATCGAGACGCTCCCTCGGTCCGCTTCTCCTCTCGAGGCATCCGTAACCATAAGAT GCCTCAGTGTGATATAGACGGATCAGACACTGAAGAAGATCTATATTCATCGTGTGAGGAGGATCCCTACTTCAATAGCCTTGTGGATGATTTCATCGGTGCAGCTACCAGCACCGATCTACTTGCATCATCACCTGAAATTGACTATATGGCAGCTAATCAAAGTCAATCTCTTTTCTATGCTGAAAGTGCATTAAAACATTATAACAACAATGATGAGAACAAG ATAAAGTATGAGTTAATCAGTGCCATTACAAGCAATGCAATTATAGACCGGAGTGGTTATGGTCATGTAAACTTTGTTGCAAAAGGGGATCTACCTGATTCAGTGGACGAGTTCTTTTTCGCAGAAGTACGTTGGGACATTGATTCTTATGTGCCAGTTTGTATGGTCTCCTTAGAAGGGAAGGAAAAATCTG GTGGTTACCGTGACATTGAAGTCGACTATCCAAGAGGAGGTTTTGTGGGTGTTCCCATCGATAAGAAGCATTGCTATGCTTGTGGCGATGGACTCAAGCATCCAGAGGATGGAACGTTATATGAGAGTGGTCATATCGCTTCCGGCAGTTATTATGACTAG
- the LOC127769292 gene encoding polyprenol reductase 1, giving the protein METEGWPALQPLLCLAWIAATLPIIVAALPIPAAAGGHLLRRLLSAFSSRGKTVRPSPASSSGSSSSKAKFTVPQKYFMHFYVVGVLATTILLLAIWFYAYMKMTPLLPESSSYSTIASHLVGSNSFSFGRVRSRTMGHKYHVWRTVFVLLLMEIQVLRRLYETEHVFHYSPSARMHIVGYLTGLFYYVAAPLSLASSCIPEAAEYLQGQVAEFIVKGRARMPDLVIDSSSLLQPLLKLGWTQWIGAVIFIWGSLHQIRCHAILGTLREHKDSDEYVIPCGDWFNRVSCPHYLAELVIYFGMLVASGGEDIPVWFLFVFVITNLSFAAVETHKWYLQKFEDYPRSRYAIIPFVC; this is encoded by the exons ATGGAGACCGAGGGCTGGCCTGCCCTCCAGCCTCTGCTGTGCCTCGCCTGGATCGCCGCTACACTCCCCATCATTGTCGCCGCGCTGCCAATCCCCGCAGCCGCTGGTGGTCACCTCCTTCGCCGGCTGCTCTCGGCCTTCTCCTCCCGCGGCAAGACCGTGAGGCCCTCCCCCGCCTCATCCTCTGGTTCCTCCTCTTCTAAGGCG AAGTTCACTGTTCCACAAAAATACTTCATGCATTTTTATGTGGTCGGAGTGCTGGCAACAACAATTTTGCTTCTGGCAATATGGTTctatgcatatatgaaaatgacaCCATTATTGCCTGAGTCATCAAGTTATTCCACAATTGCCAGCCATCTTGTAGGCTCAAATTCATTCTCTTTTGGTCGTGTTCGCTCGCGCACCATGGGACACAAGTATCATGTCTGGCGAACAGTATTTGTACTTCTATTGATGGAAATTCAAGTGCTGAGACGACTATATGAGACTGAACATGTGTTCCACTACAGCCCTTCTGCTCGGATGCATATTGTAGGATATTTGACGGGTCTATT CTATTATGTAGCTGCACCATTATCTCTTGCTAGCTCTTGTATCCCTGAAGCAGCAGAGTATCTTCAAGGTCAAGTAGCTGAGTTCATAGTAAAGGGTCGTGCGAGAATGCCAGATCTTGTAATTGATTCATCATCTCTACTACAGCCTCTTCTGAAGTTGGGGTGGACCCAGTGGATAGGTGCTGTTATATTCATTTGGGGTTCCCTCCATCAGATCCGTTGCCATGCAATTCTT GGAACGTTGCGTGAGCACAAAGATTCTGATGAATATGTAATTCCTTGTGGTGACTGGTTTAATCGAGTCTCTTGCCCTCATTACCTTGCTGAACTA GTAATATATTTTGGCATGTTGGTTGCTAGTGGTGGAGAAGACATTCCAGTGTGGTTCCTGTTCGTATTTGTG ATCACAAACCTGTCATTTGCAGCAGTAGAAACTCACAAGTGGTATCTTCAAAAGTTTGAAGACTATCCTCGCTCTCGCTATGCCATCATTCCATTTGTATGCTAG
- the LOC127772357 gene encoding uncharacterized protein LOC127772357 isoform X1 codes for METNPNLDLDGEGGAGASSGRSLLPKGSGRFRRSSARCSLPKGSDRFRRSLSPVNSRSLLEGRDVRDAVFPNKLFDKAFGQPLPAPVTPSLVPSPAYIVRPNLPTPSEPHGLNFKFAPLVGDGKMQMDVEGAPLVGDGKMHMVVESTPLVGDGKMHMVVEEEMTTALAVHQPSSQRSQRIIVIEMMADVGSPSSPGSPYSPSSPSSHRDAPSVRFSSRGIRNHKMPQCDIDGSDTEEDLYSSCEEDPYFNSLVDDFIGAATSTDLLASSPEIDYMAANQSQSLFYAESALKHYNNNDENKIKYELISAITSNAIIDRSGYGHVNFVAKGDLPDSVDEFFFAEVRWDIDSYVPVCMVSLEGKEKSGGYRDIEVDYPRGGFVGVPIDKKHCYACGDGLKHPEDGTLYESGHIASGSYYD; via the exons ATGGAAACTAACCCTAATCTCGATctcgacggcgagggcggcgccggcgcctcgtCGGGCCGTTCTTTGCTGCCGAAAGGAAGTGGTAGGTTCCGCCGCTCGTCGGCCCGTTGTTCGCTGCCAAAAGGGAGTGATAGGTTCCGCCGCTCACTATCGCCGGTGAATTCGCGGTCGCTCCTAGAAGGACGGGATGTGCGGGACGCTGTTTTCCCCAACAAACTCTTCGATAAAGCCTTCGGCCAGCCTCTTCC AGCGCCCGTAACGCCGTCTCTGGTACCATCGCCCGCTTACATCGTGCGCCCCAACCTGCCGACCCCGTCCGAGCCACACGGATTGAATTTCAAGTT TGCCCCACTTGTTGGCGATGGGAAGATGCAAATGGATGTGGAGGGTGCCCCACTTGTTGGCGATGGGAAGATGCATATGGTTGTGGAGAGTACCCCACTTGTTGGCGATGGCAAGATGCATATGGTTGTGGAGGAGGAAATGACAACAGCTCTGGCTGTTCATCAGCCTTCAAGTCAGAGAAGTCAGAG GATCATAGTGATTGAGATGATGGCAGATGTTGGCTCACCTTCCTCTCCTGGCTCCCCCTACTCCCCTAGTTCCCCTTCTTCTCATCGAGACGCTCCCTCGGTCCGCTTCTCCTCTCGAGGCATCCGTAACCATAAGAT GCCTCAGTGTGATATAGACGGATCAGACACTGAAGAAGATCTATATTCATCGTGTGAGGAGGATCCCTACTTCAATAGCCTTGTGGATGATTTCATCGGTGCAGCTACCAGCACCGATCTACTTGCATCATCACCTGAAATTGACTATATGGCAGCTAATCAAAGTCAATCTCTTTTCTATGCTGAAAGTGCATTAAAACATTATAACAACAATGATGAGAACAAG ATAAAGTATGAGTTAATCAGTGCCATTACAAGCAATGCAATTATAGACCGGAGTGGTTATGGTCATGTAAACTTTGTTGCAAAAGGGGATCTACCTGATTCAGTGGACGAGTTCTTTTTCGCAGAAGTACGTTGGGACATTGATTCTTATGTGCCAGTTTGTATGGTCTCCTTAGAAGGGAAGGAAAAATCTG GTGGTTACCGTGACATTGAAGTCGACTATCCAAGAGGAGGTTTTGTGGGTGTTCCCATCGATAAGAAGCATTGCTATGCTTGTGGCGATGGACTCAAGCATCCAGAGGATGGAACGTTATATGAGAGTGGTCATATCGCTTCCGGCAGTTATTATGACTAG
- the LOC127769310 gene encoding uncharacterized protein LOC127769310 has translation MVSVYEEARERWTWKNQVTEEGPYGFKILSQIRRQDHDCCTFSAMASTLEANVRVQHGRNDQFSIPHLQFIDAQSKISAPNTNETKVLRLLKSLKERDGGVYLDEDYDSEGNLRALDAKVCRVWKFNLYHVKDIIHLRSALPRLRRQGPLLAVIRISRNYDECRKSGHVYKYDPARICTYDDGKPKTHALCVVSFVTEKGTPCLECQDSHGTAWGIGGYLTVEIRSLKELYSVRVT, from the exons ATGGTTTCTGTATACGAAGAAGCACGGGAAAGGTGGACTTGGAAAAATCAAGTAACAGAAGAAGGGCCTTATGGCTTTAAAATTCTCTCCCAAATAAGACGCCAGGACCATG ACTGCTGTACCTTCTCTGCTATGGCTTCAACTCTCGAGGCCAATGTAAGAGTTCAGCATGGAAGGAACGATCAATTTTCCATACCTCACCTGCAATTTATAGATGCTCAATCAAAAATCAGTGCACCAAATACCAATGAGACAAAGGTACTGAGGCTTTTGAAAAGTCTAAAAGAGAGAGACGGTGGGGTTTACTTGGATGAAGACTATGATAGTGAG ggGAATCTCCGAGCCTTAGATGCTAAAGTTTGCAGGGTATGGAAGTTCAATCTCTACCATGTGAAGGACATTATTCATCTTCGAAGTGCTCTTCCTCGGCTGCGCAGGCAAGGGCCTTTACTGGCTGTTATCCGCATCAGCCGTAATTATGATGAGTGCCGCAAGTCAGGCCATGTCTACAAATATGATCCTGCCCGAATCTGCACATATGATGATGGGAAACCCAAGACGCACGCGTTGTGTGTTGTTTCGTTTGTAACTGAGAAGGGTACACCATGCCTTGAGTGTCAGGACTCTCACGGCACAGCTTGGGGTATTGGCGGTTACTTAACTGTGGAAATCAGGTCACTAAAAGAGCTATACAGTGTTAGAGTTACGTAG